The Caballeronia sp. Lep1P3 genome segment TGGTCGAACATGTGATCGATGCCCTGCGCGCATTCGGGCACGTCGAAGTCACGACGATGAACGGCCGCGAGGAAAAGGTCGAATTCAAACTTCCCGCGAAACTGCTGCAACCGCTCGCCGCAATGCCGGCCACGGCAGCGGCGATTCGCGAAGAATAAGGAGAGGACGCAATTGTCTATCCCGATGCTCCAGAAGGCCCGCGTTGGCGCCTACATCTTCAAGCAGCACCTGACGCGCAACAAGCGCTATCCGCTCGCGCTGATGCTCGAACCGCTGTTCCGCTGCAATCTCGCGTGTAACGGCTGCGGCAAGATCGACTATCCGGACCCGATTCTCAACCAGCGCCTGTCGCTGGAAGAATGCCTCGGCGCCGTCGACGAGTGCGGCGCGCCCGTCGTGTCGATCGCGGGCGGCGAGCCGCTTCTGCACAAGGAAATGCCGCAGATCGTCAAGGGCATCATCGAGCGCAAGAAGTTCGTGTATCTCTGCACGAACGCGCTCCTGATGGAAAAGAAGATGGACGATTACCAGCCGAGCCCGTATTTCGTCTGGTCCGTTCACCTCGACGGCGATCAAGCCATGCACGACCATTCCGTTTCGCAAGGCGGCGTGTACGACAAGGCGACGAAAGCGATCCGCGAGGCGAAGCGCCGCGGGTTTCGCGTCAACATCAACTGCACGCTGTTCAACGATGCGAACCCGGAACGCGTCGCGAAGTTCTTCGACACGCTCGGCCCGATGGGCGTGGACGGCATCACCGTCTCGCCGGGCTACGCCTACGAGCGCGCGCCGGACCAGCAGCACTTCCTGAACCGCGACAAGACGAAGACGCTCTTCCGCGAAATCTTCAAGCGCGGCAATAACGGCAAGAACTGGTCGTTCAGCCAGTCGGCGATGTTCCTCGACTTTCTCGCCGGCAACCAGACGTACCAGTGCACGCCGTGGGGCAACCCGGCGCGCACGGTGTTCGGCTGGCAGCGTCCGTGCTATCTGCTCGGCGAAGGCTACGCGAAGACCTTCAAGGAGCTGATGGAAACCACCGACTGGGACAAGTACGGCACCGGCAACTACGAAAAGTGCGCGGACTGCATGGTGCACAGCGGCTTCGAGGCGACCGCCGTGATGGACACCGTCGCGCATCCGTTGAAGGCGCTCGGCGTGTCGCTGCGCGGACCGCGCACCGAAGGCGCGTATGCCAAGGAACTGCCGATCGACAAGCAGCGTCCGGCTGAATACGTGTTCTCGAAGCACGTCGAGATCAAGCTGGAAGAGATCGGGCGCGCGAAGAAGAACAAGGGCGCGAAGACGGCGGCTGCGGCGCACTAACGCGGCGGCAGCGCGGATGGAGTCGAAGGGCGGATGGCCGTGCGGTCATCCGTCCTTTTTCGTTTTGGCTACCAGATGGTTCTGACGTGCTCGTAGGCGCGGATGTTTCTGTCCTTCGTGACGAGCGGGGCGCTGAGGGAACGCGCCGTCGCGACGATGAAGCGATCCGCGGGATCGTCGTGAAGTTCGCCCGGCAGATCGACCGACTGGACGGCAATGCGTCGGTCCACCGGCACGAATCGCACACCGTTGATCCGGCCCACCTTGTCGATCCAGTCGCCGACGTCCATAGCCAGCGCGAGCTTGCCTCGCCTGACGAGCAGCGCGATCTCCCACGCGGTGATCGTCGAAACGAGGATTTCCCCGTCCGTCGCCGACTCGTGCTCGATGGCAGCGCGAGCCTCCTTGCCGAGCGCGCCCCCGCCGATCCACCACACGAGCGCGTGCGTGTCCAGCACGATCATTTGAGCGCCTCCCAATCCTCCAACCCCACCGGCTCCAGCGGGTCCTCGTAAAACAACACGCTGCCTCGCAACTCCTCGAGCGGCGTGGCTGTACTGTCATACCGCCGCACTTCCAGCACGGGCTTTCCATGGTCTGTCACGATCATATGTTCTCCTGTCGATTCCACGAGCCGAAAGTATTCAAGCGCCTTCGCCTTGAACTCGGATTTCGACACTCGCTTCGCAGCCATGATAACGCCCTGTGGTCACATTAAAGTAGTCATTTTAGCCTCGTCCGAACAGATTAGGCAAAACGGACACCTCCCGCGCGCGGCAATAAAAAAACGCGACGGATCGTCACCGTCGCGTTTTCGGATTGCCATCGAGCCGCATCAGATCAACAACACTTTCCCGCTCCCGACCCGTACCGCGCTTCCTGACGTTCGCGGAAAAATTCCGCATACGTCAGCACTGGCTTGTCCGGATGCGTCGTCTGCATGTGCGTGACGTAGGCATCGTAGTCAGGCATGCCGACCATCAGACGCATCGCCTGGCCGAGATAGCGTCCCGCTTGCCGAAGATCGCTGAACATGGCGGCTCCCTGGTTGTGCGAACCGATCAGTGGCCCGCGCGAACCGTCGCGCCCGCGCCAGCGGGCAACGGTTCGAACGGGGTTTCGCTCACGGTCGGACGCGCCTCGCGACGCGCGCGCAGCACCGACAGCACGCCGTACACCGCGATGCTCACCACGACGAAGATGAAGAGCCCGGAAAGCGCCGCGTCGACGTAATCGTTGAAGATGATCCGCTGCATTTCCGGCAGCGATTTCGCCGGCGCCATCACCTTGCCCGCGTCGTAGGCGTCGCGCAGTCGCGCGGCATGCGAGAGGAAGCCGACCTTCGGACTGGCGTCGAAAATCTTCTGCCAGCCCGCCGTCAACGTGCAGATGAGCAGCCACACCGTCGGCACCACCGTCACCCAGGCGAAGCGCTCGCGCTTCATCTTGAAGAGGACCACGGTGCCGAGCATCAGCGCGATGCCGGCGAGCATCTGGTTCGAAATGCCGAAGAGCGGCCACAGCGTATTGATGCCGCCGAACGGATCGACCACGCCCTGATACAGGAAGTAGCCCCACGCCGCCACACACAGGCCCGTCGCGACGAGATTCGCCGGCAGCGATTCCGTGCGGCGCAGCGCCGGATGGAACGTGCCGAGCAGGTCCTGCAGCATGAAGCGGCCGGCGCGCGTGCCCGCGTCGACGGCGGTCAGGATGAAGAGCGCTTCGAAGAGAATGGCGAAGTGATACCAGAACGCCATCATCGCCGGGCCGCCGATCACGCGATGCAAAATCTCCGCCATCCCGACCGCGAGCGTCGGCGCGCCGCCCGCACGCGCGACGATCGTCGTTTCGCCGACGGCCTTCGCCGTCGACGTCAGCATGTCGGGCGTGAGCGTGAAGCCCCACGACGTCACCGTCTGCGCGATGGCATCGGGCGTGGTGCCGAGCAGCGCGGCGGGGCTGTTCATCGCGAAGTAGACGCCCGGCTCGATCACGCACGCGGCGACGAGCGCCATGATCGCGACGAACGATTCCATCAGCATCGCGCCGTAGCCGATGAAGCGCATGTTCACTTCGTTGTCGATCATCTTGGGCGTCGTGCCCGACGAGATCAGCGCGTGGAAGCCCGACACCGCGCCGCACGCGATCGTGATGAAGAGGAACGGGAACAGATTGCCCGCCCAAACCGGGCCGGAGCCGTCGACGAACTTCGTGAACGCGGGCATCTTCAGTTCCGGCGCGACGATCAGAATGCCGATCGCGAGGCCGAGAATCGTGCCGATCTTGAGGAACGTCGAAAGGTAATCGCGCGGCGCGAGCAGCAGCCACACCGGCAACACCGAGGCGACGAAGCCATAGCCGATCAGAATCCACGTCAGTTGGACGCCCGTGAAGGTGAAGAACGGCGCGATGGCCGGCGATGCCGCGACTTGTCCGCCGAACGAGATAGCGAGCATCAGCAGAACGAAGCCGATGATCGACACTTCGCCGATGCGCCCCGGACGGATGAAGCGCGTGTACACGCCCATGAAGAGCGCGATCGGAATCGTCGCGGCGACCGTGAACGTGCCCCACGGCGAATTCGTCAGCGCCTTCACGACGATCAGCGCGAGCACCGCGAGAATGATCACCATGATGAGAAACGTGCCGAACAGCGCAATCACGCCGGGCACGGTGCCGAGTTCCATCTTGATGAGATCGCCGAGCGAGCGGCCGTCGCGCCGTGTCGAGATGAAGAGCACGACGAAATCCTGCACCGCGCCCGCGAACACGACGCCCGCGAGAATCCACAGCATGCCGGGCGTGTAGCCCATCTGCGCGGCGAGCACCGGGCCGACGAGCGGACCCGCGCCCGCGATCGCCGCGAAGTGATGGCCGAAGAGCACGTACTTGTTGGTCGGCACGTAGTCGAGGCCGTCGTTGTGACGCACGGCGGGCGTCATGCGCAGGCCGTCGAGTTGCAGCACGGTTCCCGCGATGAAGCGCGAGTAGAAGCGGTAAGCGATGAGATAAGTGCAGACCGCCGCGATGACGATCCAGAGTGCGCTGATACGCTCGCCGTGCGCGAGCGCGATGGTGCCGAATGCGAACGCGCCCAAGAGCGCGAGCGCAATCCAGACCAGGAATCCGGAAGCCCGATTCATGGTGTCTCCTTTTTTTGGTAGCCCTTCGATAGTCGCCCACGCGGCATGAGCCGTGGAGCGCCTTGGGCGTGTAGTATTCGCCTTCGTCCGGCGCGTCACAACCGGACAACTACTTACGCGCTCTACGTGGAACTACGTAGAGCATCAAGCGTTCCAGCGTAATGAAGCTCAAAGCCAAGATCTTTCTGCTGGCGATCGTGCCGTTCGCCGTCGCGATCGGCGGCATCGAATACGGCGTGCGTCAGCAGGCGACCACCCTCGCGCACGCGCAGCACGCGACGCTGCAGGCGGCGTACATGTCGAGCAAGGAAATCGAGCTGCGGCATTACGTCGAACTGGCGCAAAGCGCCGTCGCACCGTATTACGACGCACTGCCGAACGATTCCCGCAGCGAAAGCGAGCGCCAGCAACTCGCGCTCGACGCGCTACATCGCCTGGATTTCCGCCCCGACGGTTACTTTTTCGTCTACACGATGCGCGGCAAGTCGCTGATGCATCCGCGCCAGCCGGATCTCGTCGGCCGCGATCTCTGGACGATGCGCGATCCCGCCGGCGCGCTCACCATCCAGCAGCTCATTCGCGAGGCATCGCGTGGCGGCGGTTACGTGCGTTACGTGTGGCAGCGGCCGTCCACCGGCCAGCTCGCGCCGAAGCTCGGCTACGTGATGCCGCTCGCACGCTGGGGCTGGATGATCGGCACCGGCATCTATCTGGAAGACGTGGAGACGGCGCTCGCGCGCATCGACGATCAGGCGGCCGCGAACATCGACCGCACGGTGATGTGGATCGGCGGCATCGCGCTCGCGGCGCTCGCGGTCATCGCGGTGTGCGGCGCGGTGCTCAATATCAGCGAGCATCGCAGCGCGGACGCGAAGCTCAAGCGGCTCGCGCGGCAAGTCGTGGAATCGCAGGAGCACGAGCGTGCGCGGCTCTCGCGCGAATTGCACGACGGCATCAGCCAGATGCTAGTGTCGGTGAAGCTGCTGCTGGAATCGGCGCTCGCGCGCTTCGAACGTTCGCCCGCGCGCGAACCGGCTGCCGAAGCCGCGTTGTCCACGGGACTCGGACGGCTCGCGGGAACGCTGCGCGAAGTGCGCCGCATTTCTCACGCGCTGCGCCCCGCGATGCTCGACGACTTGGGCCTCGCCGCCGCGCTCGAGCAACTCGCGCGCGAACTCGACGGCCAGAACGGGATCGACGTGCGGTTCGAATCGACCGCGAGCGCAAAGGCGGCTGCGCTTCCCGATCCGGTCAACACGGTGCTCTTTCGCATCGCGCAGGAAGCGCTGAACAACATCGCGCGCCACGCGAACGCGGCCCGCGCGACGCTCGGCATCGATATCGCGCCGAATGCGGTCAGCCTCGTCGTCAGCGACAACGGCCGCGGCTTCGACGCGCATGCCGTACTCTCCGACCCCGCGAGCGGCCTCGGCCTGCGCAATATGCGCGAGCGGCTCGACGCGCTCGGCGGCACGCTCGCCATTCACTCGGAACTCGGGCGCACGGTCATCGCCGCGACCGTGCCGCTGCCGCTCGCGCGCCCAATCTGCAAGGACTGTCCGATGATCTCTGATCCCGCCCGAATCGTTCTCGTCGACGATCATCCGCTGGTGCGCGACGGCCTGCGCGCGCGCCTGGAAGCGGTGCCGCATTTACGCGTGACGGGCGAAGCCGGCAACGGCACGGAAGCGCTCGCGCTCGCCGCCGACGAAGCGAACCGGCCCGATCTCGTGCTGATGGATGTGGGAATGGCGGGCATGAGCGGGATCGAGCTGGCGGCGCACTTTCACGAGCGCTTTCCGGCGATCCGCGTGCTAATGCTCTCGATGCACGACAACATCGAATACGTGACGCAAGCCGTGCGCGCGGGCGCGAGCGGCTATGTGCTGAAGGATTCGCCCGCCGCCGAGATAATCCACGCGATCGACGCCGTGCTCGCCGGCAAGACCTTCTTCAGCGCGGGGCTGGCCGCCCGCATGATCCAGGCGCGCGCCATGCAAACGCCGGTGGAACGCCTGACGCCGCGCGAACGCGACGTGCTCGATGCGCTCGCGCGGGGCTTGTCGAGCAAGCAGATCGCGCAGCAGCACGGGCTTTCCGTCCGCACGGTGGAAACGCACCGGCTGAACCTCAAGCGCAAGCTGTCCATCGACGGCCAGGCGGAACTGATCAAGTTCGCCGTGGAAAACCGGCGCGGTTGAATCAGGTTCAGCCGGCCGAGCGCGCGTTGTGCTCGGACAGATACTTGATGAGTCCGTCCACGCCGCCCTTCTGAAGCTGGCCGGCGAACTGTTGCTGGTAGACCTGGATGAGCCACGCGCCCATCATGTCGATGTCGTAGATTTTCCAGCCTTGCGCGGTCTTGCCGAGCCGGTAGCGCACGGGATTGTCGCCGCCCGTCGAGATGACGTGCGATTCGACCACCGCGTCTTTCGCGCTGGCATCGACATTCGGCGCATCGAAGCGAAACTTCACGTCCTGGTCGCGCAATTGCGCAAGCGAAGCGGCATACGTCCGCACGAGCAGCGTCTGGAACTGGTCGTAAAGCTGCTTCTGCTGCTCGGGCGTGGCGCTGGCCCACGCCTTGCCGAGCGCGATGCGCGTCGTGCGCTGGAAGTCGGTGGCCGGCAGAAAGCGCGTTTGCACGAGCTGGGAGATCTTCGCCATGTCGCCGCCGCGCGCTTGCGGGTCGGCCTTCATTGCGTCGACCGTGCCTTCGACTGCGCTTTTGACCACCGCGTCGGGACTGGTTTGTGCAAGGGCCGCGCCGGAAAACGACAGCGTGGCGAAGAGGAAAGCGAAGCAGACAGACAGATAGCGTTTCATGGCACCCGTTCTCTAATGTGCAATTGTTGGCGCGGACTCGTCAGGCCATCGAGCCAGTATATCGACACGCCAGCGGGCTGACAGTTCACGGCGGCCCCGACCGGTATACTTGCGCGGCATTTGCCCTCGTCGTTGGACTCGCGGTTCAGCCAGGCGCAGCGAAAGCTCGCGCACGGACCCGGCAGCGCGCATCACGCGGCCCGCTTCATGCGGTTCGCGAAAATAACAGGACACACAGGTAGCGTCTTCATGCTGACGTCCAACATTACCCGCTTCGTCACACTTGCCATCCGCAGGCCGGCGTGGATTATCGCCGTTTCGATTCTGCTCGGCGTCCTCTCCACCATTTATGTCGTTCATCACTTCAAGATCAGTACCGATGTCAGCCAGTTGATCGAAACCGAGCCCGAATGGGCCGCGCGCAGCGAGGCGATCGACCGCGCGTTTCCGCAGCGCGGCATGACGCTTCTGATCGTCGTCGAAGCGGCTGCGCCCGAATTCGCCGATGCCGCCGCGAGCGAACTCGCCGCCGCGCTCGCGAAGGAGCCGGACCGCTTCAAAGCGGTTTCCCAGCCCGAAGGCGGCGCGTTCTTCGCGCACAACGGCTTGCTCTATCTGCCGACGCAGAAGGTCGATCAGATCACGAAGCAGCTCGTGCAGGCGCGGCCGCTCATCAACACGCTCGCGCACGACCCGACGTTGACCGGCCTTGCGCAGACGCTCAACACGACGCTCAATGTGCCGTTGATGCTCGGTCAGGTCAATCTCGGCCAGACGGCTAGTCTGCTCGGCAAAAGCGCGACCGTGCTCGACCGCGTGCTCGCCAATCAGCCGGCGGCGTTCTCGTGGCGCGACGTCGCGGATTCGGGCAGCGGCAACGGGCCGGGCCGCGCGTTCGTCACCGTGTTGCCGGAACTGAACTTCAACGCGCTGAAGGCGGCGGCGGGCACATCCGACGAGATCCGCGCGGTGGCCGCGAAGCTCCAGCTCGACAAGAAATACGGCGCGAGTCTGCATCTCACAGGCGCGCAACCGCTCGCCGACGAAGAGTTCGCCTCCGTGCAGGACGGCGCGGTGCTCAACGGCGTGCTCACGTTTCTCGTCGTGCTGATGATTCTCTGGGTCGCGCTGCGCTCGAAGCGCATGATTCTCGCGGTCTTCATCACGCTCTTCGTCGGGCTTTCGATCACCGCCGCGCTCGGCCTCATGATGGTTCACGCGCTCAACATGATCTCGGTCGCGTTCATGGTGCTGTTCGTGGGCCTCGGCGTCGACTTCGGCATTCAGTTCGGCGTGAAGTATCGCGAGGAGCGGCATCGGCACAAGCGGCTCGACGTATCGCTCGCGGAAACCGCGCGGCATGTGGCCGTGCCGCTCACGCTCGCCGCCACCGCGACGGCCGCGAGCTTCTTCTCGTTCCTGCCTACCGCGTATCGCGGCGTGTCGGAGCTGGGGTTGATCGCGGGCGTCGGCATGTTCGTCGCCTATGTGACCAACATGACGCTCTTGCCCGCGCTCATCAAAGCGTTCGCGCCGCCCGGCGAGGCGAAGGCGCCCGGCTTCCCGGTGCTCGCGCCCGTCGATGAATTCCTCGACCGGCATCGCAAGCCGGTGCTGATCGGCACGCTCGTCGTGGTGATCGGCGCGCTGCCGCTGCTCTTTCATCTGCGCTTCGACTTCAACCCGCTGCATCTGAAGGACCCGCACACGGAGTCGATGGCGACGCTCATCTCGCTCGAGGATTCGCCGGAAGCCGCCGTGAACGATGTCGCCGTGCTCGCGCCGTCGCTTGCAGATGCCGACCGCATCGCGGCCAAGCTCGACGCGCTGCCGGAAGTGGAGCGCGCGACGACGCTTTCCTCGCTGATCCCCGCCGATCAGCCGAAGAAGCTCGAACTCATCAAGGCCGCCGCCGATCAACTGTTGCCCGCGCTCGATCAGCCGGTCGCCTCGCCGGTGACGGACGAGGTCCGCGTCGCGACGTTGAAGCGCGTGTCGAATCAGCTATCGCTTGCCGCCGACGAGCATCCCGGCGCGGGCGCGGAGCAAGCGAAGCATCTGTCGCAGACGCTCGCGAAGCTCGCCGCCGCCGATGCCGCCGCGCGCGACCGCGCCGAACACGCGATGGCCGAGCCGTTGCGCCTCGCGCTTGCGCAACTGCGCGCGCTTTTGCAGCCCGCCGAAATCACGCGCGCGACACTGCCGCCCGCGATGGTGCAGCCGTGGCTCGCCGCGAACGGGCAGGCGCTCGTCAACGTGTCGCCGAAAGCGCCGCCGGGCGTCGATCCGAACGACGACAACCTGCTCGCGCGCTTCGCCGACGCCGTGCAGCACGCCGAGCCGAACGCAATCGGCGGGCCGATTTCGGTGCGCCACTCCGCCGAGGTCATCATCCAGGCTTTCGAGCACGCCGCGCTGTATTCGCTCATCGCGATCACGGTGCTGCTGTGGCTCGCGCTCCGCCGTTTCGGCGACGTTTTGCGAACTTTGGTACCGTTGCTCGTTTCGGCCATCGTGACGCTGGAGCTGTGCGTGCTCTTCCGC includes the following:
- a CDS encoding phospholipid-binding protein MlaC, with translation MKRYLSVCFAFLFATLSFSGAALAQTSPDAVVKSAVEGTVDAMKADPQARGGDMAKISQLVQTRFLPATDFQRTTRIALGKAWASATPEQQKQLYDQFQTLLVRTYAASLAQLRDQDVKFRFDAPNVDASAKDAVVESHVISTGGDNPVRYRLGKTAQGWKIYDIDMMGAWLIQVYQQQFAGQLQKGGVDGLIKYLSEHNARSAG
- a CDS encoding LuxR C-terminal-related transcriptional regulator, yielding MQTPVERLTPRERDVLDALARGLSSKQIAQQHGLSVRTVETHRLNLKRKLSIDGQAELIKFAVENRRG
- a CDS encoding MMPL family transporter — protein: MLTSNITRFVTLAIRRPAWIIAVSILLGVLSTIYVVHHFKISTDVSQLIETEPEWAARSEAIDRAFPQRGMTLLIVVEAAAPEFADAAASELAAALAKEPDRFKAVSQPEGGAFFAHNGLLYLPTQKVDQITKQLVQARPLINTLAHDPTLTGLAQTLNTTLNVPLMLGQVNLGQTASLLGKSATVLDRVLANQPAAFSWRDVADSGSGNGPGRAFVTVLPELNFNALKAAAGTSDEIRAVAAKLQLDKKYGASLHLTGAQPLADEEFASVQDGAVLNGVLTFLVVLMILWVALRSKRMILAVFITLFVGLSITAALGLMMVHALNMISVAFMVLFVGLGVDFGIQFGVKYREERHRHKRLDVSLAETARHVAVPLTLAATATAASFFSFLPTAYRGVSELGLIAGVGMFVAYVTNMTLLPALIKAFAPPGEAKAPGFPVLAPVDEFLDRHRKPVLIGTLVVVIGALPLLFHLRFDFNPLHLKDPHTESMATLISLEDSPEAAVNDVAVLAPSLADADRIAAKLDALPEVERATTLSSLIPADQPKKLELIKAAADQLLPALDQPVASPVTDEVRVATLKRVSNQLSLAADEHPGAGAEQAKHLSQTLAKLAAADAAARDRAEHAMAEPLRLALAQLRALLQPAEITRATLPPAMVQPWLAANGQALVNVSPKAPPGVDPNDDNLLARFADAVQHAEPNAIGGPISVRHSAEVIIQAFEHAALYSLIAITVLLWLALRRFGDVLRTLVPLLVSAIVTLELCVLFRMPLNFANIIALPLMLGVGVAFKIYFVMAWRSGQTRLLQSSLTHAVMFSAATTATAFGSLWFSHHPGTSSMGRLLALSLFCTLIGAVVFQPVLMGKPRKVRAAERAKLRASARHDNLRGIEE
- a CDS encoding YbdD/YjiX family protein, with translation MFSDLRQAGRYLGQAMRLMVGMPDYDAYVTHMQTTHPDKPVLTYAEFFRERQEARYGSGAGKCC
- the hpnH gene encoding adenosyl-hopene transferase HpnH codes for the protein MSIPMLQKARVGAYIFKQHLTRNKRYPLALMLEPLFRCNLACNGCGKIDYPDPILNQRLSLEECLGAVDECGAPVVSIAGGEPLLHKEMPQIVKGIIERKKFVYLCTNALLMEKKMDDYQPSPYFVWSVHLDGDQAMHDHSVSQGGVYDKATKAIREAKRRGFRVNINCTLFNDANPERVAKFFDTLGPMGVDGITVSPGYAYERAPDQQHFLNRDKTKTLFREIFKRGNNGKNWSFSQSAMFLDFLAGNQTYQCTPWGNPARTVFGWQRPCYLLGEGYAKTFKELMETTDWDKYGTGNYEKCADCMVHSGFEATAVMDTVAHPLKALGVSLRGPRTEGAYAKELPIDKQRPAEYVFSKHVEIKLEEIGRAKKNKGAKTAAAAH
- a CDS encoding type II toxin-antitoxin system VapC family toxin, whose amino-acid sequence is MIVLDTHALVWWIGGGALGKEARAAIEHESATDGEILVSTITAWEIALLVRRGKLALAMDVGDWIDKVGRINGVRFVPVDRRIAVQSVDLPGELHDDPADRFIVATARSLSAPLVTKDRNIRAYEHVRTIW
- a CDS encoding carbon starvation CstA family protein is translated as MNRASGFLVWIALALLGAFAFGTIALAHGERISALWIVIAAVCTYLIAYRFYSRFIAGTVLQLDGLRMTPAVRHNDGLDYVPTNKYVLFGHHFAAIAGAGPLVGPVLAAQMGYTPGMLWILAGVVFAGAVQDFVVLFISTRRDGRSLGDLIKMELGTVPGVIALFGTFLIMVIILAVLALIVVKALTNSPWGTFTVAATIPIALFMGVYTRFIRPGRIGEVSIIGFVLLMLAISFGGQVAASPAIAPFFTFTGVQLTWILIGYGFVASVLPVWLLLAPRDYLSTFLKIGTILGLAIGILIVAPELKMPAFTKFVDGSGPVWAGNLFPFLFITIACGAVSGFHALISSGTTPKMIDNEVNMRFIGYGAMLMESFVAIMALVAACVIEPGVYFAMNSPAALLGTTPDAIAQTVTSWGFTLTPDMLTSTAKAVGETTIVARAGGAPTLAVGMAEILHRVIGGPAMMAFWYHFAILFEALFILTAVDAGTRAGRFMLQDLLGTFHPALRRTESLPANLVATGLCVAAWGYFLYQGVVDPFGGINTLWPLFGISNQMLAGIALMLGTVVLFKMKRERFAWVTVVPTVWLLICTLTAGWQKIFDASPKVGFLSHAARLRDAYDAGKVMAPAKSLPEMQRIIFNDYVDAALSGLFIFVVVSIAVYGVLSVLRARREARPTVSETPFEPLPAGAGATVRAGH
- a CDS encoding type II toxin-antitoxin system Phd/YefM family antitoxin, which encodes MAAKRVSKSEFKAKALEYFRLVESTGEHMIVTDHGKPVLEVRRYDSTATPLEELRGSVLFYEDPLEPVGLEDWEALK